The following are encoded together in the Trachemys scripta elegans isolate TJP31775 chromosome 7, CAS_Tse_1.0, whole genome shotgun sequence genome:
- the MTG1 gene encoding mitochondrial ribosome-associated GTPase 1 isoform X1 codes for MRLAAGALRAWRERFDFGGRNVASWFPGHMAKGLRQMKESLRKVDCLIEVHDARIPFSGRNPAFQEALGIRPHLLVLNKMDLADLTHKAKILERLEQEGLKNILFTNCIKDENVKKVIPLITDLVSRSQRYQRAENVEYCIMVIGVPNVGKSSLINSMRRLHLKKGKASRVGSEPGITKAVLTRIQVSERPLMYLLDTPGVLAPRIESVEAGMKLALCGAIRDHLVGEGVMADYLLYTLNKQQQFSYVERYGLGEPSDDIESVLKRVALKLGKTHKVKVLTGTGDVNVIAPDYSAAAYELLRTFRKGELGQVLLD; via the exons ATGCGGCTGGCGGCGGGCGCGCTGCGGGCCTGGCGGGAGCGTTTCGATTTCGGCGGCCGGAACGTGGCCTCCTGGTTCCCCGGGCACATGGCCAAag GCCTGCGGCAGATGAAGGAGTCGCTGCGCAAGGTGGACTGCCTCATCGAGGTGCACGATGCCCGA ATCCCATTCTCAGGCCGGAATCCGGCCTTCCAGGAGGCCCTGGGAATCAGACCTCACTTGCTTGTACTGAACAAAATGGACCTGGCTGATCTGACTCACAAAGCA AAAATTCTGGAGCGCTTGGAGCAGGAAGGACTCAAAAACATCCTCTTCACAAACTGCATAAAAGATGAAAATGTCAAGAAG GTCATCCCTCTCATCACGGATCTGGTCAGCAGAAGCCAGCGCTACCAGAGAGCTGAG AACGTGGAGTACTGCATCATGGTGATCGGAGTGCCCAACGTGGGGAAATCCTCCCTTATCAACTCTATGCGGAGGCTGCACCTCAAAAAGG GGAAAGCATCCCGTGTGGGTAGCGAGCCAGGGATCACCAAGGCCGTGCTTACCAGAATCCAG GTCTCCGAGAGGCCCCTTATGTATCTGCTGGACACGCCTGGAGTGCTGGCTCCGAGAATAGAGAGCGTGGAGGCGGGCATGAAGCTGGCTCTGTGTG GGGCCATCCGGGACCACCTGGTGGGTGAGGGCGTCATGGCCGACTACCTGCTGTAcaccctgaacaagcagcagcagttcag CTACGTGGAGCGCTACGGGCTGGGCGAGCCCAGCGACGACATTGAGAGCGTGCTCAAGCGGGTGGCACTGAAACTGGGCAAGACGCACAAAGTGAAGGTGCTCACAGGGACAG GGGACGTGAACGTGATCGCGCCCGACTACTCTGCAGCCGCCTATGAGCTCCTGCGGACCTTCCGCAAGGGGGAGCTGGGCCAGGTGCTGCTGGActga
- the MTG1 gene encoding mitochondrial ribosome-associated GTPase 1 isoform X2: protein MKESLRKVDCLIEVHDARIPFSGRNPAFQEALGIRPHLLVLNKMDLADLTHKAKILERLEQEGLKNILFTNCIKDENVKKVIPLITDLVSRSQRYQRAENVEYCIMVIGVPNVGKSSLINSMRRLHLKKGKASRVGSEPGITKAVLTRIQVSERPLMYLLDTPGVLAPRIESVEAGMKLALCGAIRDHLVGEGVMADYLLYTLNKQQQFSYVERYGLGEPSDDIESVLKRVALKLGKTHKVKVLTGTGDVNVIAPDYSAAAYELLRTFRKGELGQVLLD, encoded by the exons ATGAAGGAGTCGCTGCGCAAGGTGGACTGCCTCATCGAGGTGCACGATGCCCGA ATCCCATTCTCAGGCCGGAATCCGGCCTTCCAGGAGGCCCTGGGAATCAGACCTCACTTGCTTGTACTGAACAAAATGGACCTGGCTGATCTGACTCACAAAGCA AAAATTCTGGAGCGCTTGGAGCAGGAAGGACTCAAAAACATCCTCTTCACAAACTGCATAAAAGATGAAAATGTCAAGAAG GTCATCCCTCTCATCACGGATCTGGTCAGCAGAAGCCAGCGCTACCAGAGAGCTGAG AACGTGGAGTACTGCATCATGGTGATCGGAGTGCCCAACGTGGGGAAATCCTCCCTTATCAACTCTATGCGGAGGCTGCACCTCAAAAAGG GGAAAGCATCCCGTGTGGGTAGCGAGCCAGGGATCACCAAGGCCGTGCTTACCAGAATCCAG GTCTCCGAGAGGCCCCTTATGTATCTGCTGGACACGCCTGGAGTGCTGGCTCCGAGAATAGAGAGCGTGGAGGCGGGCATGAAGCTGGCTCTGTGTG GGGCCATCCGGGACCACCTGGTGGGTGAGGGCGTCATGGCCGACTACCTGCTGTAcaccctgaacaagcagcagcagttcag CTACGTGGAGCGCTACGGGCTGGGCGAGCCCAGCGACGACATTGAGAGCGTGCTCAAGCGGGTGGCACTGAAACTGGGCAAGACGCACAAAGTGAAGGTGCTCACAGGGACAG GGGACGTGAACGTGATCGCGCCCGACTACTCTGCAGCCGCCTATGAGCTCCTGCGGACCTTCCGCAAGGGGGAGCTGGGCCAGGTGCTGCTGGActga
- the MTG1 gene encoding mitochondrial ribosome-associated GTPase 1 isoform X3 yields the protein MCISSTAVSFQSQCVEPTGLCVALCSPLLPSLAGALPWCGVLTRLREPALWEKILERLEQEGLKNILFTNCIKDENVKKVIPLITDLVSRSQRYQRAENVEYCIMVIGVPNVGKSSLINSMRRLHLKKGKASRVGSEPGITKAVLTRIQVSERPLMYLLDTPGVLAPRIESVEAGMKLALCGAIRDHLVGEGVMADYLLYTLNKQQQFSYVERYGLGEPSDDIESVLKRVALKLGKTHKVKVLTGTGDVNVIAPDYSAAAYELLRTFRKGELGQVLLD from the exons ATGTGTATCTCCTCCACTGCTGTGTCTTTCCAAAGCCAGTGCGTAGAGCCCACGGGGTTGTGTGTTGCCCTCTGTTCCCCACTGCTTCCCTCTCTGGCTGGGGCCTTGCCATGGTGCGGTGTGCTGACGCGGCTGCGGGAACCTGCCTTGTGGGAG AAAATTCTGGAGCGCTTGGAGCAGGAAGGACTCAAAAACATCCTCTTCACAAACTGCATAAAAGATGAAAATGTCAAGAAG GTCATCCCTCTCATCACGGATCTGGTCAGCAGAAGCCAGCGCTACCAGAGAGCTGAG AACGTGGAGTACTGCATCATGGTGATCGGAGTGCCCAACGTGGGGAAATCCTCCCTTATCAACTCTATGCGGAGGCTGCACCTCAAAAAGG GGAAAGCATCCCGTGTGGGTAGCGAGCCAGGGATCACCAAGGCCGTGCTTACCAGAATCCAG GTCTCCGAGAGGCCCCTTATGTATCTGCTGGACACGCCTGGAGTGCTGGCTCCGAGAATAGAGAGCGTGGAGGCGGGCATGAAGCTGGCTCTGTGTG GGGCCATCCGGGACCACCTGGTGGGTGAGGGCGTCATGGCCGACTACCTGCTGTAcaccctgaacaagcagcagcagttcag CTACGTGGAGCGCTACGGGCTGGGCGAGCCCAGCGACGACATTGAGAGCGTGCTCAAGCGGGTGGCACTGAAACTGGGCAAGACGCACAAAGTGAAGGTGCTCACAGGGACAG GGGACGTGAACGTGATCGCGCCCGACTACTCTGCAGCCGCCTATGAGCTCCTGCGGACCTTCCGCAAGGGGGAGCTGGGCCAGGTGCTGCTGGActga